The Humulus lupulus chromosome 3, drHumLupu1.1, whole genome shotgun sequence genome window below encodes:
- the LOC133823539 gene encoding probable sucrose-phosphatase 2 — protein sequence MDRLKTSARLMIVSDLDHTMVDHHDPENLSLLRFNALWEAYYRHDSLLVFSTGRSPTLYKQLRKEKPMLTPDITIMSVGTEITYGNSMIPDDGWIEYLNQKWDKNIVREETRKFPELTLQAETEQRAHKVSFYVEKDKAQAVTKALAETLQKRGLNVKIIYSGGIDLDILPQGAGKGQALAYLHKKFTAEGKLPTNTLVCGDSGNDAELFSIPDVHGVMVKNAQEELLHWHAENAKDNPKIIHATEECAAGIIEAIGDFNLGPNLSPRDVTDHLECKMDCVNPGLETVKYFLFYERWLRAEIDQSDLYIACLKANCHPTGVFMHPSGVELLLTDGVSELSKHYGDKQGKKFRVWVDRVSTLQIDSNTWLLKFNKWESLGEEQKGCMATAIVSSKGGNGSTLVHAHQTWLEGSEGKDGPSSWIF from the exons ATGGATCGGCTTAAAACTTCAGCCCGTCTCATGATTGTTTCAGATCTTGATCATACAATG GTTGATCATCATGATCCTGAGAACCTTTCTCTGCTTAGGTTTAATGCCTTGTGGGAGGCATATTATCGTCATGATTCTTTGCTAGTTTTCTCGACAGGAAGGTCACCGACACTGTACAAACAGTTGAGGAAGGAGAAACCCATGTTAACGCCAGATATAACAATAATGTCTGTTGGAACTGAGATAACCTATGGTAACTCGATGATCCCAGATGATGGTTGGATTGAATATTTGAATCAGAAGTGGGATAAGAACATAGTTAGGGAGGAAACAAGAAAGTTTCCTGAACTTACTCTTCAG GCAGAGACAGAGCAACGGGCACATAAGGTCAGTTTTTATGTTGAGAAAGATAAAGCTCAGGCTGTGACAAAGGCTCTTGCAGAGACTTTGCAAAAGCGTGGG TTGAATGTTAAAATAATCTACAGTGGAGGAATTGATTTGGATATATTACCTCAAGGTGCTGGCAAAGGACAAGCTCTTGCCTATTTACACAAGAAATTTACAGCTGAAGGAAAGTTGCCCACTAACACACTTGTTTGTGGAGATTCTGGAAATGATGCTGAGCTCTTTAGCATCCCAGATGTACACGGAGTCATG GTTAAGAATGCTCAAGAAGAATTACTGCATTGGCATGCTGAAAATGCTAAAGACAATCCTAAGATTATTCATGCAACAGAGGAGTGTGCTGCTGGAATCATTGAAGCTATTGGTGATTTTAATCTAGGACCAAATTTGTCTCCCAGAGATGTTACTGACCACTTGGAGTGTAAAATGGACTGTGTTAACCCTGGTCTCGAAACTGTAAAATATTTCTTGTTCTATGAGAGATGGTTGCGTGCAGAAATTGATCAGTCAGACTTGTATATTGCATGCCTGAAAGCAAATTGT CATCCAACTGGTGTATTCATGCATCCATCTGGTGTTGAACTTCTTCTTACCGACGGCGTAAGTGAATTGAGCAAACATTATGGTGATAAACAGGGAAAGAAATTTCGTGTTTGGGTAGATAGAGTATCGACTTTACAAATCGATTCAAACACATGGCTATTGAAGTTCAACAAGTGGGAATCACTTG GCGAAGAACAAAAAGGTTGCATGGCAACTGCCATAGTAAGTTCAAAG GGTGGCAATGGTTCAACATTGGTGCATGCTCATCAGACATGGTTGGAAGGTTCAGAAGGGAAGGATGGTCCATCTTCTTGGATTTTCTAA